The Takifugu rubripes chromosome 3, fTakRub1.2, whole genome shotgun sequence genome contains a region encoding:
- the rer1 gene encoding protein RER1 isoform X2 — MSEGDSVGDSIHGKPSVVAAFFSRIGQIYQSWLDKSTPFYAVRWAATLLFTAVYMIRVYLLQGWYIVTYALGIYHLNLFIAFLSPKVDPSLLDEDEGPALPTKQNEEFRPFIRRLPEFKFWHSATKGIVIAMVCTFFEVFNVPVFWPILVMYFIMLFCITMKRQIKHMIKYRYLPFTHGKRTYKEDSYENRD; from the exons ATGTCAGAAGGGGACAGTGTTGGTGATTCAATCCATGGGAAACCATCTGTAGTCGCTGCCTTTTTCTCACGGATTGGACAG ATCTATCAGTCATGGTTAGACAAGTCAACGCCGTTCTATGCAGTGAGGTGGGCAGCTACTCTACTATTCACTGCTGTCTATATGATCAGAGTGTACCTACTACAG GGTTGGTATATAGTAACGTATGCTCTGGGAATCTATCATCTCAACCTCTTCATTGCTTTTCTATCACCAAAAGTGGACCCTTCACTGCTTGATGAAG ATGAAGGTCCAGCCCTTCCCACCAAGCAGAACGAGGAGTTTCGCCCTTTCATCAGAAGGTTGCCAGAATTCAAGTTCTG GCACTCGGCGACGAAGGGCATCGTCATCGCCATGGTTTGCACATTTTTCGAAGTCTTCAATGTGCCAGTTTTCTGGCCAATACTCGTAATGTACTTCATCATGCTCTTCTGCATCACAATGAAGAGGCAGATCAAG CACATGATCAAGTACAGATACTTACCCTTCACACACGGAAAGAGGACATACAAAG AGGATTCATATGAAAACAGAGATTGA
- the tas1r2.1 gene encoding taste receptor type 1 member 1 precursor (The RefSeq protein has 2 substitutions compared to this genomic sequence), whose protein sequence is MAAVTMGPFLVCVGLLASVVHAAAHCHLPASEFVLHGDHLIGGLFDLYHVSSPIHHHRPEAVDCTSQNFLLPNYRRFQLMRFSVEEINNSSDLLPDVSLGYEIFDICSDLQSFPGVLKQISVDGSVQAWAGSHASLSKVIGVVGPFSSTQTLTVAPLFMVDFISMVSYGASSSVFSSNENFPSFLRTVHPNKEVIDVIIRILQHFNWRWAAFLNSDNDFGIDGRDLFIQGIKDTEVCLAYTQNLNMLTDFTQTFRQIEQQKIGVIIVFAPKMIVEALIDSAIGLNVTNRVWIADDGWSMNKNLPKKKGIRSIGTVIGVSQPVVTIPGFDKFVFSDKSQNQCKNSEQQMFCNQFCKCSHLSAEEITSADPTFSFPVYSAVYAIAHALHRVLQCGAGSCNRSITVHPHMVLAELKKSNFTLLNQTIQFNEYGDPKFGSYSIVYWNAKGIPEEVGFFHFHPFMHFYINGTKVQWFTNGEVPTSLCSTECQEGYIKTHNGIHQCCFTCEVCPNGTYVNSTDQVSCHHCEEHQWSAAGSTSCLPRTVEYVAFTDTAAVVILVGAGLLLALTLAMCVLFAINYNTPVVRSAGGPMCFLILGCLSLCSISIFFFFDKPTVAFCVLRFLPFVLFYTVCLACFVVRSFQIVSIFKIAAKFPQAHSWWMKYHGQWLVISVTFVIQAFLIIVSLSSDPPSPFRDIVSYPDKIILGCFMNLKTSSGSTVLLLSLGSLCFIFSYMGKDLPKNYNEAKAITFCLLLLILTWIIFTTASLLYQGKYIHSLNALAVLSSIYSFLLWYFLPKCYIIIFQPQKNTQKYFQGLIQDYTKTISQ, encoded by the exons ATGGCCGCCGTGACGATGGGACCCTTTCTTGTTTGCGTTGGCCTGCTGGCGTCTGTTGTCCACGCTGCAGCTCACTGTCACCTCCCCGCCTCAGAGTTTGTGCTACACGGAGACCATCTGATCGGTGGACTTTTTGACCTCTATCACGTCAGCTCCCCGATCCACCACCACAGACCAGAGGCTGTCGACTGCACCAG TCAGAACTTCCTCCTCCCCAATTATCGAAGATTCCAGCTGATGAGGTTCTCGGTGGAGGAAATAAACAACTCCTCGGACCTGCTTCCTGACGTGTCCCTGGGGTATGAGATATTTGACATCTGCTCTGACCTGCAGAGCTTTCCAGGCGTCCTGAAGCAGATCTCGGTCGACGGGTCGGTCCAGGCCTGGGCGGGGTCACATGTCAGCCTGTCCAAGGTCATCGGGGTGGTCGGCCCTTTTTCAAGCACCCAGACTCTCACAGTGGCCCCGCTGTTCATGGTGGATTTCATTTCTATG GTCAGCTATGGGGCTTCTAGTTCCGTCTTTTCAAGTAACGAGAATTTCCCCTCCTTCCTGAGAACGGTGCATCCCAACAAAGAGGTCATAGACGTGATTATTCGCATTCTGCAGCACTTCAACTGGCGCTGGGCCGCGTTCCTCAACAGCGATAACGACTTTGGCATCGACGGGAGGGACCTCTTCATCCAGGGGATCAAGGACACTGAGGTCTGCCTGGCGTACACCCAGAATCTCAACATGCTGACCGACTTCACCCAAACGTTCCGACAAATCGAGCAGCAGAAGATCGGCGTCATCATCGTGTTCGCCCCAAAAATGATCGTGGAGGCTCTGATCGACTCGGCCATCGGACTCAACGTCACCAATAGGGTGTGGATCGCCGACGACGGCTGGTCCATGAACAAGAACCTCCCCAAGAAGAAAGGAATCAGGAGCATCGGAACCGTGATCGGGGTGTCTCAGCCGGTTGTGACCATCCCTGGTTTCGACAAGTTTGTCTTTTCTGACAAAAGCCAGAACCAGTGCAAAAACAGTGAGCAACAGATGTTCTGCAATCAATTTTGCAAATGCAGTCACCTGAGCGCCGAGGAAATCACCAGCGCGGACCCGACGTTCTCGTTCCCTGTTTACTCTGCGGTGTACGCCATCGCTCATGCGTTACACCGTGTTTTACAGTGTGGAGCCGGCAGCTGTAATCGCAGTATTACGGTGCACCCACACATG GTTTTGGCAGAGCTGAAGAAGTCAAACTTCACTCTTCTGAACCAGACTATTCAGTTCAATGAGTACGGTGACCCAAAATTCGGGTCTTACTCAATAGTTTACTGGAATGCCAAAGGAATTCCAGAGGAAGTTGGATTCTTTCACTTTCATCCCTTCATGCATTTTTACATCAATGGCACCAAAGTTCAGTGGTTCACGAATGGAGAG GTGCCCACGTCACTGTGTTCCACAGAATGTCAGGAAGGATACATAAAAACGCATAATGGAATCCACCAGTGCTGCTTCACGTGTGAAGTCTGTCCGAATGGAACTTATGTCAACAGCACAG ATCAGGTCAGCTGCCACCACTGTGAGGAGCACCAGtggtctgcagcaggaagcacatCGTGTCTCCCGCGGACGGTGGAGTACGTGGCCTTTACGGACACAGCGGCGGTCGTGATCCTGGTCGGAGCCGGCCTGTTGCTGGCTCTCACGTTAGCCATGTGTGTTCTCTTTGCTATCAACTACAACACGCCTGTGGTCCGATCTGCCGGGGGACCCATGTGCTTTCTGATCTTGGGCTGCCTCAGTCTCTGTAGCATcagcatcttcttcttctttgacaAACCGACTGTTGCCTTTTGCGTTTTAAGATTCCTGCCCTTTGTTTTATTCTACACTGTCTGTCTCGCCTGCTTTGTCGTCCGCTCCTTTCAGATCGtcagcatttttaaaatagCTGCCAAGTTCCCCCAAGCCCACAGCTGGTGGATGAAGTATCACGGTCAGTGGCTGGTCATCTCCGTCACCTTTGTCATTCAGGCATTTCTGATCATTGTCAGCTTATCATCTGACCCCCCCTCACCCTTCAGGGACATTGTCTCTTACCCAGACAAAATCATCCTTGGATGTTTCATGAATCTTAAAACATCATCCGGGTCAACTGTTTTACTTCTTTCTTTGGGAAGTCTTTGCTTCATTTTTTCCTACATGGGCAAAGACCTCCCGAAAAATTACAACGAGGCCAAAGCGATAACCTTCTGCCTGCTCCTGCTGATCCTCACCTGGATCATATTTACCACCGCGTCCATGCTTTACCAAGGCAAATACATTCACTCACTGAACGCTTTGGCAGTGCTCTCCAGCATCTACTCCTTTTTGTTGTGGTATTTCCTCCCAAAATGTTACATCATCATTTTTCAGCCTCAAAAGAACACACAGAAGTACTTCCAAGGTCTGATTCAGGATTACACCAAGACCATTAGCCAGTAG
- the rer1 gene encoding protein RER1 isoform X1, with protein sequence MSEGDSVGDSIHGKPSVVAAFFSRIGQIYQSWLDKSTPFYAVRWAATLLFTAVYMIRVYLLQGWYIVTYALGIYHLNLFIAFLSPKVDPSLLDEDEGPALPTKQNEEFRPFIRRLPEFKFWHSATKGIVIAMVCTFFEVFNVPVFWPILVMYFIMLFCITMKRQIKHMIKYRYLPFTHGKRTYKGKDETGKPFAS encoded by the exons ATGTCAGAAGGGGACAGTGTTGGTGATTCAATCCATGGGAAACCATCTGTAGTCGCTGCCTTTTTCTCACGGATTGGACAG ATCTATCAGTCATGGTTAGACAAGTCAACGCCGTTCTATGCAGTGAGGTGGGCAGCTACTCTACTATTCACTGCTGTCTATATGATCAGAGTGTACCTACTACAG GGTTGGTATATAGTAACGTATGCTCTGGGAATCTATCATCTCAACCTCTTCATTGCTTTTCTATCACCAAAAGTGGACCCTTCACTGCTTGATGAAG ATGAAGGTCCAGCCCTTCCCACCAAGCAGAACGAGGAGTTTCGCCCTTTCATCAGAAGGTTGCCAGAATTCAAGTTCTG GCACTCGGCGACGAAGGGCATCGTCATCGCCATGGTTTGCACATTTTTCGAAGTCTTCAATGTGCCAGTTTTCTGGCCAATACTCGTAATGTACTTCATCATGCTCTTCTGCATCACAATGAAGAGGCAGATCAAG CACATGATCAAGTACAGATACTTACCCTTCACACACGGAAAGAGGACATACAAAGGCAAGGACGAAACGGGGAAACCCTTTGCTAGTTAA